The following coding sequences are from one Lolium rigidum isolate FL_2022 chromosome 6, APGP_CSIRO_Lrig_0.1, whole genome shotgun sequence window:
- the LOC124668210 gene encoding uncharacterized protein LOC124668210, translating to MDAYDPRSTQLGEMENLQRLATYPSFVYGHNHSHKVVKLLSHFKLIQTLTFMLLYPLEITNHEYLMEDITRLPKIVAMNLLIETNGHSFGTSLFHLLSMCTGVRKLTITLDCKTSHPVTECPAGCVCDQMPNWKTEELTLNCLKEVKVNNLGATNHEAALVKRLLEWATVLQTMTVAFDRSVAGSKAKEFCQMLQSFSRPEICMRGPHFA from the exons ATGGATGCCTATGATCCAAGATCCACCCAGCTTGGCGAGATGGAAAATCTACAGCGGCTGGCCACCTACCCTTCTTTCGTATATGGACATAACCATTCGCATAAAGTAGTCAAGCTTTTGTCGCACTTTAAGCTCATCCAGACTCTGACTTTCATGCTTCTCTATCCACTG GAAATTACTAACCATGAGTACTTGATGGAAGACATTACAAGGCTACCAAAGATTGTGGCCATGAACCTGCTTATAGAAACAAACGGACATTCCTTTGGAACCAGTTTGTTCCATCTCCTCAGTATGTGTACTGGTGTCAGAAAGCTGACTATTACACTTGACTGCAAAACTAGCCATCCG GTAACTGAGTGCCCAGCAGGCTGTGTTTGTGATCAGATGCCTAACTGGAAAACCGAGGAACTCACTCTGAATTGCCTCAAAGAAGTAAAAGTTAATAACCTGGGAGCAACTAACCATGAAGCTGCTCTTGTGAAACGGTTACTCGAGTGGGCAACAGTGCTACAGACCATGACAGTAGCTTTTGACCGCTCAGTTGCTGGAAGCAAGGCCAAGGAGTTCTGCCAGATGCTACAAAGCTTCTCAAGGCCAGAAATATGTATGAGAGGGCCGCACTTCGCTTGA
- the LOC124667312 gene encoding uncharacterized protein LOC124667312 gives MELTLKKLHGLEQLTVIAPALLSLCVIICFLPSKNQPVASISAPQLVSLIWSDHYDPRFTQLGKMENLQRLSTYPFFVYGHNDSHKVVNSYTMKLLSHFKLIQTLSFKLVYRLEITNHEYLMEDITRLPNIVDMNLHIEPTGHSFGTSLFHLLSMCTGVRKLTITLDCKTSHPVQTACSAGCVCDQTPNWKTEELTLSCLKNVRVSRWGATDHEAALVKRLLKWATVLETMRITFDRSVAESKAREFCQMLQSFSRPEVCMKGKHFA, from the exons ATGGAATTGACGCTGAAAAAACTGCACGGATTGGAGCAGCTCACTGTTATCGCACCGGCACTCCTATCGTTATGTGTGATCATCTGCTTCCTTCCCAGTAAGAATCAACCGGTTGCAAGCATCTCTGCTCCTCAGCTAGTGTCCCTCATTTGGTCGGATCACTATGATCCAAGATTCACCCAGCTTGGCAAGATGGAAAATCTACAGCGCTTGAGCACCTACCCTTTTTTCGTATATGGGCATAACGATTCACATAAAGTAGTCAATAGCTACACTATGAAGCTTTTGTCGCACTTTAAGCTCATCCAGACTCTGAGTTTCAAGCTTGTCTATCGGCTG GAAATTACTAACCATGAGTACTTGATGGAAGACATTACAAGGCTACCAAATATTGTGGACATGAACCTGCATATAGAACCAACAGGACATTCCTTTGGAACCAGTTTATTCCATCTCCTCAGTATGTGTACTGGTGTCAGGAAGCTGACTATTACACTTGACTGCAAAACTAGCCATCCG GTACAAACTGCGTGCTCAGCAGGCTGTGTTTGCGATCAGACCCCTAACTGGAAAACTGAGGAACTCACGCTGAGTTGCCTCAAAAACGTAAGAGTTAGTAGGTGGGGAGCAACTGACCATGAAGCTGCTCTTGTGAAACGGTTACTCAAGTGGGCAACAGTGCTAGAAACCATGAGAATAACTTTTGACCGCTCAGTTGCCGAAAGCAAGGCCAGGGAGTTCTGTCAGATGCTACAAAGCTTCTCGAGGCCAGAAGTATGTATGAAAGGGAAACACTTCGCTTGA